The sequence ATGTGGGGAAGTTTCTCCGGACGCTTAACGTCGCCTAAACGCCAGTCGGCTCAATTGTCTAGAAATGCCGATGGACGTGACTTGATGTGACTTCGGGGTCATGGGTGGATGGTCGGGGCCGTTCCGAAATCGAGAGCTGACACGCGTACCGGCCGGACCACGTCCGGCGCGCGTGGTCGTTTGCTCCGGGCCAACCTGATCCCAGCCTTGGTGCCGCTGTCTCTGACGCTGGCTCAATGCGGCAAGGCGCCCGATCCGGCGGCGCTCGCGGCGAACTCGCAGGCCAATGTCCAGGCGGTCGCCAAAACGAACACGCGGGTGGCAAGCGCCGACACGTTCGAGGATCGCTTCCCTGCCCCGCAGTTTAGGGAGCGTTTTCCCTCGGCGAGCGAGAGCTTTCTGCAGCGGCAGATGTCGGACTTCTCGCCCAAGCGTGCCGTGCAGCCGCAGCCGGAGCAGGCGCCCTACAAGGTGGCTTCGCTCGAACCGCAGCTCCCCTACAAGCGTCCACCGCGCGAGGACCTGACGACGCTCGTCAGCATGAAATCGTCGGCCTTCCCCTATTTCGGCAACACCCCCGCCTCGGACGCGCCCTTCCTCAACATCTCCAAGGGCGACCGCCGCGGTCACCGCAGCTATTCGGGGCGCGTTTACTGGCAGGACGAAACCTACAATGACAGCCGCGTGCTGGTGCACATCCCCGAGCATTTCGACGTGCGCAAGCCCGGCGTGATCGTGGTGTTCTTCCACGGCAATGGCGCGACGCTGGAGCGTGACGTGCGCGACCGGCAGATGGTGCCGAAACAGATCACCGATTCCGGTGCCAATGCGATCCTACTGGCGCCGCAGATGGCGGTCGACGCCGCCGATTCCAGCGCAGGAAAATTCTGGCAGGCGGGCGGTTTCAAGCGCTTCATGGAGGAGTCGGCCACCCATCTGGCCCGGCTCACCGGCGATCCCAACAGCGCGCGC comes from Bradyrhizobium sp. CCGE-LA001 and encodes:
- a CDS encoding alpha/beta hydrolase, with the translated sequence MVGAVPKSRADTRTGRTTSGARGRLLRANLIPALVPLSLTLAQCGKAPDPAALAANSQANVQAVAKTNTRVASADTFEDRFPAPQFRERFPSASESFLQRQMSDFSPKRAVQPQPEQAPYKVASLEPQLPYKRPPREDLTTLVSMKSSAFPYFGNTPASDAPFLNISKGDRRGHRSYSGRVYWQDETYNDSRVLVHIPEHFDVRKPGVIVVFFHGNGATLERDVRDRQMVPKQITDSGANAILLAPQMAVDAADSSAGKFWQAGGFKRFMEESATHLARLTGDPNSARAFATMPIVIVGYSGGFLPTAWSLEVGGISDRVRGVVLLDAVYGEMDKFASWIESHRSGFFVSAYTRYTARRDRELMSLLRQKGISVSEDMDGPLRPGSVVFVETGEGITHRDYVTRAWTRDPLKDVLVKMSATPSLALTRVASTNPSASSR